In the genome of Girardinichthys multiradiatus isolate DD_20200921_A chromosome 7, DD_fGirMul_XY1, whole genome shotgun sequence, one region contains:
- the LOC124871804 gene encoding olfactory receptor 11H2-like, with the protein MDDQINITYIALSGYVDLNKYRYFYFFIIFTLYVLTVCSNVTILYLIWIHKNLHEPMYIFIAALLFNGLLYSTNIYPKLLIDFLSEKPLISYSACILQFFVFYSVGFSEFLLLAAMAFDRYMAICKPLRYRNTMRKSTVNIFLILAWFVPACYLEVQAILSSKAKLCKFNLEGILCNNTIYALHCVRSKTITVVGVVALLNVVILPMIFTVFTYMNIFIISYQSSKPFSKTTAETCVPHLLVLTSYFCLMTYDIIIARVESDFPKIARFIMTLQIFVYQPLFNPFIYGFKMKEINKHLKSLFSSARTCQQ; encoded by the coding sequence ATGGATGACCAGATAAACATTACCTACATAGCTCTGTCTGGGTATGTGGATCTGAACAAATAcagatatttttacttttttattatatttacattgtatgtttTAACCGTCTGTAGTAATGTTACCATTTTGTATCTCATCTGGATTCACAAAAACCTCCATGAGCCGATGTACATCTTCATTGCAGCTTTGTTATTTAATGGCCTTCTTTACAGCACTAATATTTACCCAAAGCTTTTGATTGATTTTTTATCAGAAAAACCGCTTATATCATATTCAGCttgcattttacagttttttgtgttttattctgttGGTTTTTCAGAATTTTTACTGTTAGCAGCCATGGCCTTTGACAGATATATGGCAATATGTAAACCTCTCAGATATCGAAAtacaatgagaaaaagtacTGTGAATATTTTCCTGATTCTAGCTTGGTTTGTACCTGCTTGTTATCTTGAAGTACAAGCAATACTGAGTTCCAAAGCTAAATTATGTAAATTTAATTTGGAAGGAATACTTTGTAACAATACTATTTACGCACTTCATTGTGTAAGATCAAAAACAATTACTGTAGTTGGGGTTGTTGCTTTATTAAATGTTGTAATACTTCCTATGATCTTCACAGTTTTTACATATATGAACATATTTATAATATCTTATCAAAGTTCTAAACCATTCAGTAAAACTACTGCTGAGACCTGTGTACCCCACCTGTTGGTTTTGACCAGCTACTTCTGTTTGATGACATATGATATAATTATAGCTCGAGTGGAGTCAGATTTCCCAAAAATTGCACGCTTTATAATGACACTGCAGATATTTGTGTATCAACCGTTGTTTAATCCATTCATATAcggttttaaaatgaaagaaattaataaacatttaaagagtCTGTTCAGCTCAGCCAGAACCTGCCAGcaataa
- the LOC124871797 gene encoding olfactory receptor 2AT4-like — protein sequence MDPLTDEMNVTFITFGGHVELHKYRFLYFTIMFIVYVLIICSNSTILSLIWVQKSLHKPMYIFIAALLFNSLLFSTNIYPKLLIDFLSEKQITSLSLCNLQSFTYYSLCGAEFLLLLAMAYDRYVSICNPLQYVIIMRKQNVIVLLILAWLLPACQLVPSLFISKSYRVCHLTLNGIFCNNAISQLFCINSRTPYILYGVFIALNTIFLPIIFILFTYTKILIISFKSSANMRKKAAKTCSPHLLVLISFSCLCSYDIVIARLEINLDRTARFILTLQVVLYHPLFNPIIYGLKMEKIYRHLRRIFSHDKDKINV from the coding sequence ATGGATCCATTGACTGATGAgatgaatgttacatttataACTTTTGGTGGGCATGTAGAGCTGCACAAATACAGATTTCTCTATTTTACAATCATGTTTATTGTATATGTTCTAATAATCTGCAGTAACTCGACCATCTTGAGCCTCATCTGGGTTCAGAAAAGCCTCCATAAGCCTATGTACATTTTCATTGCAGCTTTGCTTTTTAATTCGCTTCTtttcagcaccaacatctacccAAAACTTTTGATTGATTTTTTATCTGAAAAGCAGATCACATCTTTATCTCTATGTAATTTGCAAAGTTTTACCTATTACTCACTATGCGGCGCTGAGTTCTTACTGCTATTAGCCATGGCTTACGACAGGTACGTGTCTATATGTAATCCCCTGCAATATGTGATCAttatgagaaaacaaaatgtgattgttttgttgattttagCTTGGCTTTTACCTGCCTGTCAGCTTGTGCCATCGCTTTTTATCAGTAAGAGTTACAGAGTGTGTCACTTAACTTTAAATGGGATTTTCTGTAATAACGCAATTTCCCAACTTTTTTGTATAAACTCAAGAACACCATATATTTTATATGGTGTGTTTATTGCACTTAATACAATATTTTTACCaataatttttatattatttacttACACAAAAATACTGATAATATCATTCAAAAGCTCAGCAAATATGAGGAAAAAAGCTGCAAAGACCTGTTCCCCTCACCTGCTTGTTCTGATCAGCTTCTCTTGCTTGTGTTCATATGATATTGTTATAGCCCGACTGGAAATTAACTTGGACAGGACTGCAcgttttattttgactttacaGGTGGTTTTGTATCATCCCCTCTTTAATCCAATAATATATGGTTTGAAGATGGAAAAAATCTATAGACACCTCAGAAGGATTTTTTCTCATGACAAAGACAAAATTAATGTCTGA